In Lachnospiraceae bacterium, the DNA window TCATCAGCTTCCTTAGCAGCAAGACGGACACAGTCATCATAGTTTAATTCCTGGATGTCTACCTGGGCGCCTTCTTTAGCAATGTTCTGAAGACGGGTCTGGGTAGTTCCCTTAGGCATATGTACAACTGCCTTCTGTCCAAGACGGTTAGCAGCCCATGCAACGCCGCGGCCGTGGTTGCCATCTGTTGCAGTAAAGAAAGTAGCCTGTCCGAATTCTTTTCTTAACTGCTCGGAAGTAAGTACGGAATAAGGAAGTTCAGAAACATCCTTTCCAGTCTCCTTTGCAATGTAACGGGCCATTGCAAAAGAACCGCCCAGTACCTTAAATGCGTTCAGACCGAAACGGTAAGACTCATCCTTTACATATACTTCCTTGATTCCTAAATAGGAAGCCATGTTAGGCAGCTTGGTTAATGGTGTTTCGCTGTACTGAGGAAAGCTCTCGTGGAAAGTACGCGCCTTTTTGATCTCCTCAAGTCCCATAATTGGAAGGTTTTTGTCATCTGTTTTAGGCATCTTGTTTACTGCCCACAGAATCTTCTGATCCATGTTACTGTATCCTCCTTAAAATTTTTGGTTTTTAAATTTTTAGTGCTTAAGATGATTTACGACTGTTTACATCAATGTAACTGTACAGAGTAAATTTGGAAATTCCAAAATACTTGGAGACCTTGTCTCCAGATTTTGTTATGAGAAAAGCGCCTGCATCATTCAAAAACTGAATGGCGGTTACTTTTTCTTCCTTATTCATAAGTGCTGCAGGTTTTCCAACCAGAGCTACGGACTGTTCGATCAGATTGTCCAGAAGATCATTTACATTGTGTACGATCTGTTCTGGCTGCTGTCTGTTATCACTGGGGTCTTCTGTTGTACTGATAAGAGCCTTGATGGATCTTTCAATGGTCATCAGCCCTGTGATATCGTAGTTGATGGAAAAAATATAATCTACAGCAGAATCTTCAGGATTTCTTATAAAAAACGTACTGG includes these proteins:
- a CDS encoding helix-turn-helix transcriptional regulator gives rise to the protein MAYTLGLLEQIADGLARQFGPDCEIVIHDLKRHDLEHSVVHINNGHITNRREGDGPSKVVLETLHKDPALLKDHLGYLTRTSNGKILKSSTFFIRNPEDSAVDYIFSINYDITGLMTIERSIKALISTTEDPSDNRQQPEQIVHNVNDLLDNLIEQSVALVGKPAALMNKEEKVTAIQFLNDAGAFLITKSGDKVSKYFGISKFTLYSYIDVNSRKSS